From Pan troglodytes isolate AG18354 chromosome 11, NHGRI_mPanTro3-v2.0_pri, whole genome shotgun sequence, the proteins below share one genomic window:
- the LOC112207515 gene encoding spermatogenesis-associated protein 31A3 isoform X3, with translation MPAWMWRGLVESAREAWRRLWTCFHNCRASWSHTLTKVTLVSSPVQTPQDSTLITPSHCDSVALPLGTVPQSLSPHEDLVASVPAISGLGGSNSHVSASSWWQETARTSCAFNSSVQQDHLSRHPPETCQMEAGSPFLLSSDGQNVVGIQVTETAKVNIWEEKENVGSFTNQMTPEKHLNSLRNLVKSLDAEQDTTNPKPFWNMGENSKQLPGPQKLSDPRLLQESFWKNYSQLFWGLPSLHSESLVANAWVTDRSYTLRSPPFLFNEMSYVCPIQRETTMSPLLFQAQPLSHLGPECQPFISSTPRFRPTPMAQAEAQAHLQSSFPVLSPAFPSLIKNTGVACPASQNKVQALSLPETQHPEWPLLRKQLEGRLALPSGVQKSQDVFSVSTPNLPQESLTPILPENFPVSPEIWRQLEQHIKKWIIQHWGKLGRIQESPDLMQLRDESPGTSQAKGKPSPWQSSMSTGESSKEAQKVKFQLESDPCPHLGQILGETPQNLSRDMKSFPRKVLGVTSEESERNLRKPLRSDSGSDLLRCTERTHIENILKAHMGRHLGQTNEGLIPVRVRRSWLAVNQALPVSNTHMKTSNLTAPKSGKACVNTAQVLSFLEPCTQQVLGAHIVRFWAKHRWGLPLRVLKPIQCFKLDKVSSLSLTQLAGPSSATCESGAGSEVEVDMFLRKPPMASLRKQVLTKASDHMPESLLASSPACKQFQRAPRGIPSWNDHGPLKPPPAGEEGRWPSKPLTYSLTGSTQQSRSLGAQSSKAGETREAVPQCRVPLETCMLANLQATSEDVHGFEAPGTSKSSLHPRVSVSQDPRKLCLMEEVVSEFEPGMATKSETQPQVCAAVVLLPDGQASVVPHASENLASQVPQGHLQSMPTGNMWASRELHDLMAARRSKLMHEEPRNPNCQGSCKSQRPMFPPIHKSEKSRKPNLEKHEERLEGLRTPQLTPVRKTEDTHQDEGVQLLPSKKQPPSISHFGENIKQFFQCIFSKKKSKPAPVTAESQNTVKNRSCVYSSSAEAQGLVTAVGQMLEEKMSVCHARHASKVNQHKQKFQVPVCGFPCNHRHLFYSEHGRILSYAASSQQATLKSQGCPNRDRQIRNQQPLKSVRCNNEQWGLRHPQILHPKKAVSTVSPPQHWPKTSGASSHHHHCPRHCLLWEGI, from the exons ATGCCTGCCTGGATGTGGAGGGGG CTGGTAGAGAGTGCCCGAGAGGCCTGGAGAAGACTTTGGACCTGCTTTCACAACTGCAGAG CCtcctggagccacaccttgacaAAGGTGACTTTGGTCAGCTCTCCGGTCCAGACCCCCCAG GACTCCACACTGATAACTCCATCTCACTGTGACTCAGTGGCACTTCCACTGGGCACCGTCCCTCAAAGCTTGTCTCCACATGAGGATTTGGTGGCTTCTGTCCCAGCCATCTCAGGCCTTGGTGGCTCAAACAGTCATGTTTCTGCCTCCTCCTGGTGGCAGGAGACTGCCAGAACCTCGTGCGCCTTTAACTCATCAGTCCAGCAAGATCATCTTTCCCGCCACCCACCAGAGACCTGTCAGATGGAAGCTGGTAGCCCGTTTTTGCTCAGCTCTGATGGCCAGAATGTCGTGGGGATACAAGTCACAGAAACAGCCAAGGTCAacatttgggaagaaaaagaaaatgttggatCATTTACAAATCAAATGACCCCAGAAAAGCACTTAAATTCTTTGCGGAATTTGGTTAAATCATTGGATGCTGAGCAGGACACCACAAACCCAAAACCCTTCTGGAACATGGGAGAGAACTCGAAACAGCTGCCCGGACCTCAGAAGCTCTCAGATCCTAGGCTCTTGCAGGAAAGTTTTTGGAAGAATTATAGCCAGCTTTTCTGGGGCCTCCCCTCTCTGCACAGCGAGTCCCTGGTGGCTAACGCCTGGGTAACTGACAGGTCTTATACTTTACGGTCTCCTCCTTTCTTGTTCAATGAAATGTCCTATGTCTGCCCAATTCAAAGGGAGACTACAATGTCCCCACTGCTTTTCCAGGCCCAGCCCCTGTCCCATCTGGGGCCCGAGTGCCAACCCTTTATTTCATCCACACCCCGATTCCGGCCCACACCTATGGCTCAGGCCGAGGCTCAGGCCCATCTTCAATCCTCTTTCCCAGTCCTATCTCCTGCTTTTCCATCCCTGATTAAGAACACTGGAGTAGCTTGCCCTGCATCGCAGAATAAAGTGCAAGCTCTCTCCCTACCTGAAACTCAGCACCCTGAATGGCCTTTGTTGAGGAAACAACTAGAAGGTAGGTTGGCTTTACCCTCTGGGGTCCAAAAATCTCAGGACGTCTTTAGTGTCTCCACTCCTAACCTTCCCCAGGAAAGTTTGACACCCATTCTGCCTGAGAACTTTCCAGTCAGTCCTGAAATCTGGAGACAACTGGAGCAACACATAAAAAAGTGGATCATCCAACACTGGGGCAAGCTGGGAAGGATCCAAGAGTCTCCGGATCTGATGCAGCTTCGGGATGAATCACCAGGGACAAGTCAGGCCAAGGGCAAACCCAGTCCCTGGCAGTCCTCCATGTCCACAGGTGAAAGCAGCAAGGAGGCACAGAAGGTGAAGTTCCAGCTAGAGAGCGACCCGTGCCCACATCTGGGGCAAATTCTGGGTGAGACCCCACAAAATCTATCCAGGGACATGAAAAGCTTCCCACGGAAGGTTCTGGGGGTGACTTCTGAGGAGTCGGAAAGGAACTTGAGGAAGCCCTTGAGGAGTGACTCGGGAAGTGATTTATTAAGATGCACAGAGAGGACTCATATAGAAAACATCCTGAAAGCCCACATGGGCAGGCACTTGGGCCAGACCAACGAGGGCTTGATCCCCGTGCGTGTGCGTCGATCCTGGCTTGCTGTCAACCAGGCTCTTCCCGTGTCCAACACCCACATGAAAACCAGCAATCTAACAGCCCCCAAAAGTGGGAAAGCCTGTGTGAACACAGCCCAGGTGCTTTCCTTCCTCGAGCCGTGTACTCAGCAGGTGTTGGGAGCCCATATTGTGAGGTTTTGGGCCAAACACAGGTGGGGTCTACCCCTCAGGGTCCTCAAGCCCATTCAGTGCTTTAAACTGGACAAGGTTTCATCCTTGTCCCTTACACAGCTTGCCGGTCCCTCCTCAGCCACCTGTGAATCTGGGGCTGGCTCAGAAGTTGAGGTGGACATGTTCCTTAGAAAGCCACCAATGGCAAGTCTGAGAAAGCAGGTGCTGACCAAAGCATCTGATCACATGCCAGAGAGTCTTCTGGCCTCCTCACCTGCATGTAAGCAGTTCCAGAGGGCACCGCGAGGAATCCCATCTTGGAATGATCATGGGCCCTTGAAGCCTCCTCCAGCTGGAGAGGAGGGCAGGTGGCCATCTAAGCCCCTCACGTACAGCCTCACAGGCAGCACCCAGCAGAGCAGGAGCTTAGGAGCCCAATCTTCAAAGGCTGGAGAGACAAGGGAGGCAGTGCCACAATGCAGAGTCCCCTTGGAAACCTGTATGCTGGCAAACCTCCAAGCCACAAGTGAGGATGTGCATGGTTTCGAGGCTCCAGGGACCAGCAAAAGCTCTCTACACCCTAGAGTGTCTGTCTCCCAAGATCCAAGAAAGCTGTGTCTTATGGAGGAGGTTGTTAGTGAATTTGAGCCTGGAATGGCCACAAAGTCAGAGACCCAGCCTCAAGTTTGTGCCGCTGTTGTGCTCCTTCCAGATGGGCAAGCATCTGTTGTGCCCCACGCTTCAGAGAATTTGGCTTCTCAAGTGCCCCAGGGCCATCTCCAGAGCATGCCTACTGGGAACATGTGGGCTTCCCGGGAGCTACATGACCTCATGGCAGCCAGAAGGAGCAAACTGATGCACGAGGAGCCCAGAAACCCAAACTGTCAAGGCTCATGCAAGAGCCAAAGGCCAATGTTTCCCCCTATTCACAAGAGTGAGAAGTCTAGGAAGCCCAACttagaaaaacatgaagaaaggCTTGAAGGATTGAGGACTCCTCAACTTACCCCAGTCAGGAAAACAGAAGACACCCATCAGGATGAAGGCGTCCAGCTACTGCCATCAAAGAAACAGCCTCCTTCAATAAGCCACTTTGGAGAAAACATCAAGCAATTTTTTCAGtgcattttttcaaagaaaaaaagcaagccgGCACCAGTCACTGCTGAGAGCCAAAACACAGTAAAAAACAGATCATGTGTGTACAGCAGCAGTGCTGAAGCTCAGGGTCTCGTGACGGCAGTTGGACAAATGCTGGAGGAGAAAATGTCAGTTTGTCATGCGCGCCATGCCTCGAAGGTAAATCAGCACAAACAGAAGTTTCAAGTCCCAGTCTGTGGGTTTCCCTGCAACCACAGGCACCTCTTCTACTCAGAACACGGCAGAATATTGAGCTATGCAGCCAGCAGTCAACAAGCCACTCTCAAGAGCCAGGGTTGTCCCAACAGAGACAGGCAAATCAGAAATCAACAGCCCTTGAAAAGTGTGCGGTGCAACAATGAGCAATGGGGCCTGCGACATCCCCAAATCTTGCACCCCAAGAAAGCTGTATCCACAGTCAGTCCCCCTCAGCACTGGCCGAAGACATCCGGTGCCTCTagccaccatcaccactgtccaaGGCACTGTCTTCTTTGGGAAGGTATCTGA